The following proteins are co-located in the Betta splendens chromosome 9, fBetSpl5.4, whole genome shotgun sequence genome:
- the rps16 gene encoding 40S ribosomal protein S16 encodes MPAKGPLQSVQVFGRKKTATAVAHCKRGNGLIKVNGRPLEMVEPATLQYKLLEPVLLLGKERFAGVDIRVRVKGGGHVAQVYAIRQAISKALVAYYQKYVDEASKKEIKDILIQYDRTLLVADPRRCESKKFGGPGARARYQKSYR; translated from the exons ATGCCAGCGAAAGGTCCTCTGCAGTCTGTCCAGGTCTTTGGACGTAAA AAAACGGCCACAGCAGTGGCTCACTGCAAGAGGGGGAATGGGCTGATCAAGGTGAACGGCAGACCCCTCGAGATGGTGGAGCCTGCGACCCTCCAGTACAAG CTGTTGgagccagtgctgctgctgggcaaGGAACGTTTTGCTGGAGTTGACATCAGAGTCAGAGTAAAGGGTGGTGGACATGTCGCTCAGGTCTACG CCATCCGTCAGGCCATCTCCAAAGCCCTGGTTGCATACTACCAGAAGT ATGTTGATGAAGCCTCCAAGAAGGAGATCAAGGACATCCTGATCCAGTACGACAGGACCCTGCTGGTTGCTGACCCACGTCGCTGCGAGTCCAAGAAGTTCGGTGGACCTGGAGCTCGTGCCCGCTACCAGAAGTCCTACCGTTAA